From Burkholderia pseudomultivorans, the proteins below share one genomic window:
- a CDS encoding helix-turn-helix domain-containing protein: MLFQSRSHEDVHDHGLAIAGWHQVYRQMTPGRFKGTVTQVLYDDFHFFRETTNRRVAQTGLAPRGRTSLAVPLSVPLAGTFQGQPVDGYALLALRAGEDFEFHTPEGMGLVGISAASDMVDELCEAEFGAAGARKLRHVTRLSDTQGVALGARLSSLIDDAQRNPGCLEYAATRKMFRDAMLGMFLDALDQGIGVERRDITHATYSDIVSRCEKHLRDRPEEPVTVLELCRALRCSRRTLQTSFQRVADVTPVGYLRTIRLNAVRRLLRTTSAQQLGVGEAAASWGFTHLGYFAREYRDLFGELPSQTLRPE; the protein is encoded by the coding sequence ATGTTGTTCCAGTCACGCTCACACGAAGACGTGCACGACCACGGGCTCGCGATCGCGGGCTGGCATCAGGTCTACCGCCAGATGACGCCGGGCCGCTTCAAGGGCACCGTCACGCAGGTGCTGTACGACGATTTCCACTTCTTCCGCGAGACGACCAACCGGCGCGTCGCGCAGACGGGCCTCGCGCCGCGCGGGCGCACGTCGCTCGCGGTGCCGCTGTCCGTGCCGCTGGCGGGCACCTTCCAGGGCCAGCCGGTCGACGGCTATGCACTGCTCGCGCTGCGCGCCGGCGAGGATTTCGAGTTCCATACGCCGGAAGGGATGGGGCTGGTCGGGATCAGCGCCGCGTCGGACATGGTCGACGAGCTGTGCGAAGCCGAATTCGGCGCGGCCGGCGCACGCAAGCTGCGGCACGTGACGCGGCTGTCGGACACGCAGGGCGTCGCGCTCGGCGCGCGGCTGTCGTCGCTGATCGACGACGCGCAGCGCAACCCGGGCTGCCTCGAATACGCGGCCACGCGCAAGATGTTTCGCGACGCGATGCTCGGCATGTTCCTCGACGCGCTCGACCAGGGCATCGGCGTCGAACGCCGCGACATCACGCATGCGACGTACAGCGACATCGTGAGCCGCTGCGAGAAGCACCTGCGAGACCGACCCGAGGAACCCGTCACCGTGCTCGAACTGTGCCGCGCGCTGCGGTGCAGCCGCCGCACGCTGCAGACGAGCTTCCAGCGCGTCGCCGACGTCACGCCGGTCGGCTATCTGCGCACGATCCGGCTGAACGCGGTGCGGCGCCTGCTGCGCACGACATCCGCGCAGCAGCTCGGCGTCGGCGAAGCCGCCGCGAGCTGGGGCTTCACGCACCTCGGCTATTTCGCGCGCGAGTATCGCGACCTGTTCGGCGAGCTGCCTTCGCAGACCTTGCGTCCCGAATGA
- a CDS encoding GNAT family N-acetyltransferase: protein MTDSIRIRPATREDAPAMAAVEIAAAQRFRALGMHGIADGGSTDAADVLARIDARHAYVAIDTDMQDTCVGFAFYRLLDARRLYLEELDVAPSHAGRRIGARLIGQVMACAAQQAIAQIVLSTFRDVPWNAPYYTRLGFRALDDAALDDTLRAIRAHHVARGLDETQRVFMRADVRA, encoded by the coding sequence ATGACCGATTCGATCCGCATTCGTCCCGCCACCCGCGAAGACGCGCCCGCGATGGCCGCCGTCGAGATTGCCGCCGCGCAGCGCTTTCGCGCGCTCGGGATGCACGGGATCGCGGATGGCGGCTCGACCGACGCAGCGGACGTGCTCGCGCGAATCGATGCGCGACACGCGTACGTGGCGATCGACACGGACATGCAGGACACGTGCGTCGGCTTCGCGTTCTATCGGCTGCTCGATGCGCGGCGGCTCTATCTGGAGGAACTGGACGTCGCGCCGTCCCACGCCGGGCGGCGAATCGGCGCCCGGCTGATCGGGCAGGTGATGGCGTGCGCGGCGCAACAGGCGATCGCGCAGATCGTGCTGTCGACGTTTCGCGATGTGCCGTGGAATGCGCCGTATTACACGCGGCTCGGCTTTCGCGCGCTCGACGACGCGGCGCTCGACGACACGCTGCGTGCGATCCGCGCGCATCACGTCGCGCGCGGCCTCGACGAGACACAGCGCGTGTTCATGCGCGCGGACGTGCGCGCGTGA
- a CDS encoding aspartate aminotransferase family protein — protein MSYNEAKFWHPMLHPNEMKRRKPIRIVRGDGCYVFDEQGKQLVDGVAGLWNVNVGHNRKEVKDAIVRQLDELEYFQLFDGISHPRAEELSKLLIDMLEPEGMRRVLYSSGGSDSIETALKIARQYWKVRGQADRTKFISLKQGYHGTHFGGASVNGNTVFRRNYEPNLPGCFHVETPWLYRNPFTQDPEELGRICAELLEREIQFQSPDTVAAFIAEPIQGAGGVIVPPANYWPLVREVCDRYGVLLIADEVVTGFGRSGSLFGSRGWGVRPDIMCLAKGISSGYVPLGATAVNARIEDAFAQNADFGGAIMHGYTYAGHPVACAAAIASLDIVVKEDLPANAAKQGAYLLEALQPFAERFAAVGEVRGKGLMLALDLVADKTTREPIDPLSGYANAVAEVAREQGVLVRPVGTKIILSPPLVIQREQLDRIVDALAAGFEAVPFA, from the coding sequence ATGAGCTACAACGAAGCGAAATTCTGGCACCCGATGCTGCATCCGAACGAAATGAAACGCCGCAAGCCGATCCGCATCGTGCGCGGCGACGGCTGCTACGTGTTCGACGAACAGGGCAAGCAACTCGTCGACGGCGTCGCGGGCCTGTGGAACGTGAACGTCGGGCACAACCGCAAGGAAGTGAAGGACGCGATCGTGCGCCAGCTCGACGAGCTCGAATATTTCCAGCTGTTCGACGGCATCTCGCATCCGCGCGCGGAAGAACTGTCGAAGCTGCTGATCGACATGCTCGAGCCGGAAGGAATGCGCCGCGTGCTGTACAGCTCGGGCGGCTCCGATTCGATCGAGACCGCGCTGAAGATCGCGCGCCAGTACTGGAAGGTGCGCGGACAGGCCGACCGCACCAAGTTCATCTCGTTGAAGCAGGGCTATCACGGCACGCATTTCGGCGGTGCGTCGGTGAACGGCAATACGGTGTTCCGCCGCAACTACGAGCCGAACCTGCCGGGCTGCTTCCACGTCGAGACGCCGTGGCTCTATCGCAATCCGTTCACGCAGGATCCGGAGGAACTGGGCCGGATCTGCGCGGAACTGCTCGAGCGCGAAATCCAGTTCCAGAGCCCGGACACGGTCGCCGCGTTCATCGCCGAGCCGATCCAGGGTGCGGGCGGCGTGATCGTGCCGCCGGCCAATTACTGGCCGCTGGTGCGCGAGGTGTGCGACCGCTACGGCGTGCTGCTGATCGCCGACGAGGTCGTGACGGGCTTCGGCCGCAGCGGCAGCCTGTTCGGCAGCCGCGGCTGGGGTGTGCGCCCGGACATCATGTGTCTCGCGAAGGGCATCTCGTCGGGCTATGTGCCGCTCGGCGCGACGGCCGTGAACGCGCGGATCGAGGACGCCTTCGCGCAGAACGCGGACTTCGGCGGCGCAATCATGCACGGCTATACGTACGCAGGCCACCCGGTCGCGTGCGCGGCCGCGATCGCGAGCCTCGACATCGTCGTGAAGGAAGACCTGCCGGCGAACGCGGCGAAGCAGGGCGCGTATCTGCTCGAAGCGCTGCAGCCGTTCGCGGAGCGCTTCGCGGCGGTCGGCGAGGTGCGCGGCAAGGGCTTGATGCTCGCGCTCGATCTCGTCGCGGACAAGACGACGCGCGAGCCGATCGACCCGCTGTCCGGCTACGCGAACGCGGTCGCGGAAGTCGCACGCGAGCAGGGCGTGCTGGTGCGCCCGGTCGGCACCAAGATCATCCTGTCGCCGCCGCTCGTGATCCAGCGCGAGCAGCTCGACCGGATCGTCGACGCGCTGGCGGCCGGCTTCGAGGCCGTGCCGTTCGCGTGA
- a CDS encoding APC family permease — MSGTSGLTNAASGTSGDAPAEAGGGAVLKAGAVGFPTALASAVGLIMASPVILTATSGFGMGGWAFAVAMIIAFVMMQAQATTFSEAAAMLPTAGSVYDYLSCGLGRFWAITGTISAYFLVHVFAGTAETILSGIMALVNFESLNAAFEKHNSSWLVGVGLVVTFAITNIIGIKVFSKLEIVLTAGMWLSLMIFAILGLAAAPAVHLDGWFGGSEVGTSVPAVLSLVGMAMFMFVGCEFVTPLAPEMKAPGRTIPRAMALGLVGVAVCMFLYGAAIRRQVANVPVSADGLTHLLDTPGAIPAFALQVLGPFGRIWFGVAFLCAGAATINTLMAGLPRILYGMAIDGALPRCFAYLHPRFKTPVVGIVAAAVVPIFHAWLINGNLDSILHLVLAATCAWGTAYLLVTASVVMLRIRRPDLPRPYRSPLFPLPQIVSSVGIVLAIWYITPPGMNARDIYVPFGAMLGLTALYALFWSVVVQRRHPFKPVPVEEVLRNEHVAS, encoded by the coding sequence ATGTCGGGAACGTCAGGATTGACGAACGCCGCGAGCGGCACGTCCGGCGATGCGCCGGCCGAGGCAGGCGGCGGCGCGGTATTGAAGGCGGGTGCGGTCGGTTTTCCGACCGCGCTGGCCAGTGCAGTGGGCCTCATCATGGCCAGTCCGGTGATCCTCACCGCGACGTCGGGCTTCGGGATGGGCGGCTGGGCATTCGCGGTCGCGATGATCATCGCGTTCGTGATGATGCAGGCGCAGGCGACCACCTTCTCGGAAGCCGCCGCGATGCTGCCGACGGCCGGCTCGGTTTACGATTACCTGTCGTGCGGGCTCGGCCGCTTCTGGGCGATCACCGGCACGATTTCCGCGTATTTCCTCGTGCACGTGTTCGCCGGCACCGCGGAGACGATCCTGAGCGGCATCATGGCGCTCGTCAATTTCGAGTCGCTGAATGCCGCCTTCGAGAAGCACAACAGCTCGTGGCTGGTCGGCGTCGGCCTCGTGGTCACGTTCGCGATCACCAACATCATCGGCATCAAGGTGTTCAGCAAGCTCGAGATCGTGCTGACGGCCGGCATGTGGCTGTCGCTGATGATCTTCGCGATCCTCGGGCTCGCGGCCGCGCCGGCCGTGCATCTCGACGGCTGGTTCGGCGGCTCGGAAGTCGGCACGTCGGTGCCCGCCGTGCTGTCGCTGGTCGGGATGGCGATGTTCATGTTCGTCGGCTGCGAATTCGTCACGCCGCTCGCGCCGGAGATGAAGGCGCCGGGCCGCACGATTCCGCGCGCGATGGCGCTCGGCCTGGTCGGCGTCGCGGTCTGCATGTTCCTGTACGGCGCGGCGATCCGCCGCCAGGTCGCGAACGTGCCGGTGAGCGCCGACGGCCTCACGCATCTGCTCGACACGCCGGGCGCGATTCCGGCATTCGCGCTGCAGGTGCTGGGCCCGTTCGGACGCATCTGGTTCGGCGTCGCGTTCCTGTGCGCGGGCGCCGCGACGATCAATACGCTGATGGCCGGGCTGCCGCGCATCCTGTACGGAATGGCGATCGACGGTGCGCTGCCGCGCTGCTTCGCCTACCTGCACCCGCGCTTCAAGACGCCGGTGGTCGGCATCGTCGCGGCGGCGGTCGTGCCGATCTTCCACGCGTGGCTGATCAACGGCAACCTCGACAGCATTCTGCATCTGGTGCTCGCCGCGACCTGCGCGTGGGGCACCGCGTACCTGCTCGTCACCGCGTCGGTCGTGATGCTGCGCATCCGTCGGCCGGACCTGCCGCGCCCGTACCGTTCGCCGCTGTTTCCGCTGCCGCAGATCGTATCGAGCGTCGGCATCGTGCTCGCGATCTGGTACATCACGCCGCCGGGCATGAATGCGCGCGACATCTACGTGCCGTTCGGCGCGATGCTCGGGCTCACTGCGCTGTATGCGCTGTTCTGGTCGGTCGTCGTGCAGCGCCGGCATCCGTTCAAGCCGGTGCCGGTCGAGGAAGTGCTGCGCAACGAACACGTCGCATCATGA
- a CDS encoding LysE family translocator, which produces MSLSALAVFAFALLVTAGTPGPSVAALVARVLTNGVRDVLPFLAAMWIGEALWLTLAVAGLSAFARTFETGLLVLKFAGVAYLLFLAWKMWSAPTDGGADDLPRGQSPLRMFVAGTLVTLGNPKIMLFYLALLPTIVDLTHVGVVAWAELVGTMLAVLIFADCFWSLLAMRARSFLTSARAKRIANRTSATAMAGAAVAIATR; this is translated from the coding sequence ATGTCGCTGTCCGCGCTTGCCGTCTTTGCCTTTGCACTGCTCGTCACCGCCGGTACGCCCGGCCCCAGCGTCGCCGCGCTCGTCGCGCGCGTGCTGACGAACGGCGTGCGCGACGTGCTGCCGTTTCTCGCCGCGATGTGGATCGGCGAGGCACTGTGGCTGACGCTCGCGGTCGCCGGGCTGTCCGCGTTCGCCCGCACGTTCGAAACGGGGCTGCTCGTGCTGAAGTTCGCCGGCGTCGCCTACCTGCTGTTTCTTGCGTGGAAGATGTGGAGCGCACCGACCGACGGCGGCGCGGACGACCTGCCGCGCGGACAGTCGCCGCTACGGATGTTCGTCGCCGGCACGCTGGTCACGCTCGGCAACCCGAAGATCATGCTGTTCTATCTCGCGCTGCTGCCGACGATCGTCGATCTGACGCACGTCGGCGTCGTCGCGTGGGCGGAACTGGTCGGCACGATGCTCGCGGTCCTGATCTTCGCCGACTGCTTCTGGTCGCTGCTGGCGATGCGCGCGCGGTCGTTCCTGACGTCCGCGCGTGCGAAACGGATCGCGAACCGCACGAGCGCGACCGCGATGGCCGGCGCGGCGGTCGCGATCGCGACGCGCTGA
- a CDS encoding helix-turn-helix transcriptional regulator, whose product MPTSSEPADQAAADWRRALRACVDAFDAFASPSAIVFYRLDASGEPADFELFGMPEAMHRTYVARYRMLDPLHPSRCAAGERAVVTLSSELPDERRDASAYWTRFLRRHDVADVVEIWLRDAGRTVGAFSLLRFDGRAAARGGDGASARFAPGEIDALARLQPVAEAALGPLLRARRGIHRIECEARLTYREEQIARLVRDGRSNKEIARDLALGQPTIKTHLMRMYRKLGVSNRTELVGALFL is encoded by the coding sequence ATGCCGACCTCATCCGAACCCGCCGACCAGGCGGCCGCCGACTGGCGGCGCGCGCTGCGCGCGTGCGTGGACGCGTTCGACGCGTTCGCGAGCCCGTCCGCGATCGTGTTCTACCGGCTCGACGCGAGCGGGGAGCCGGCCGATTTCGAGCTGTTCGGAATGCCGGAAGCGATGCATCGCACTTATGTCGCGCGTTACCGGATGCTCGACCCGCTGCATCCGTCCCGCTGCGCGGCCGGCGAACGCGCGGTCGTCACGCTGTCTTCCGAACTGCCCGACGAGCGTCGCGACGCGTCCGCGTACTGGACCCGCTTCCTGCGGCGACACGATGTTGCCGATGTCGTCGAAATCTGGCTGCGCGACGCCGGGCGAACGGTCGGCGCGTTTTCGCTGCTGCGCTTCGACGGGCGCGCTGCAGCGCGAGGCGGCGACGGCGCGAGCGCGCGGTTCGCGCCCGGCGAGATCGATGCGCTCGCGCGCCTGCAGCCGGTCGCCGAAGCGGCGCTGGGCCCGTTGCTGCGGGCGCGGCGCGGGATTCACCGGATCGAATGCGAAGCGCGCCTGACCTATCGCGAGGAGCAGATTGCCCGCCTCGTGCGCGACGGCCGCTCGAACAAGGAGATCGCGCGCGATCTCGCGCTCGGCCAGCCGACGATCAAGACGCATCTGATGCGCATGTATCGCAAGCTCGGCGTGTCGAATCGCACCGAACTGGTCGGCGCGTTGTTTCTTTAG
- a CDS encoding porin → MKIGRRVAAAAATLGCMHAHAQTSGSVTLYGTVDTGIIYSTNQQFTRADGSTGGGHAWQMGGGNLVPSRFGFQGAEPLGGGLDAVFTLEQQFLSANGQALQGGTAFSRQAWVGLRQDGIGTLGLGRQYDSYTDMLGAYVSSNNWATPYGSHLGDVDNLNAAFNFNNAVKFTSTDFHGLTFGGTFSFGGQAGDFSAKRGYALAATYNRAPVALSVGYLNLRQPLDAALGGASGYIGDFACSNPGAMYCLLQAARSMRAFGAGGSLTVGAATLALTYTHTRLDDSRYFSTDAQPRPQAFTFDIGELNATYMFTPALQGGVAYVFNAAHTDGRGTTRFHQVNLGANYSLSKRTALYAVAIGQIASGTGLGTDANGNAVNYAQIPVLANSNSNRQLAVMGGIRMNF, encoded by the coding sequence ATGAAAATCGGACGACGAGTGGCGGCCGCGGCGGCGACGCTGGGCTGCATGCACGCGCATGCGCAGACCTCGGGCAGCGTGACGCTGTACGGCACCGTGGACACCGGCATCATCTATTCGACGAACCAGCAGTTCACGCGCGCCGACGGCAGCACGGGCGGCGGCCATGCGTGGCAGATGGGCGGCGGCAACCTCGTGCCGTCGCGTTTCGGCTTCCAGGGCGCCGAGCCGCTCGGCGGCGGGCTCGACGCGGTGTTCACGCTCGAGCAGCAGTTCCTGTCGGCGAACGGGCAGGCGCTGCAGGGCGGCACGGCGTTCAGCCGGCAGGCGTGGGTCGGGCTGCGCCAGGACGGGATCGGTACGCTCGGCCTCGGCCGGCAGTACGATTCGTACACCGACATGCTCGGCGCGTATGTGTCGAGCAACAACTGGGCGACGCCGTACGGCTCGCATCTCGGCGACGTCGACAACCTGAACGCCGCGTTCAACTTCAACAACGCGGTGAAATTCACCAGCACCGATTTCCACGGCCTCACGTTCGGCGGCACATTCAGCTTCGGCGGGCAGGCCGGCGACTTCTCCGCGAAGCGCGGCTATGCGCTCGCCGCGACGTACAACCGCGCGCCCGTGGCACTCTCGGTCGGCTACCTGAACCTGCGGCAGCCGCTCGACGCGGCGCTCGGCGGCGCGAGCGGCTATATCGGCGATTTCGCGTGCAGCAATCCGGGCGCGATGTACTGTCTGCTGCAGGCGGCGCGCTCGATGCGCGCGTTCGGCGCAGGCGGCTCGCTGACGGTCGGCGCGGCGACGCTCGCGCTGACCTATACGCATACGCGGCTCGACGACAGCCGCTATTTCTCGACGGACGCGCAGCCGCGCCCGCAGGCGTTCACGTTCGACATCGGCGAGCTGAACGCCACGTATATGTTCACGCCGGCGCTGCAGGGCGGCGTCGCGTATGTCTTTAACGCCGCGCATACCGACGGGCGCGGCACGACGCGCTTCCATCAGGTGAACCTCGGCGCGAACTACAGCCTGTCGAAGCGCACCGCGCTGTATGCGGTCGCGATCGGCCAGATCGCGAGCGGAACGGGGCTCGGCACCGACGCGAACGGCAATGCGGTGAACTATGCGCAGATTCCGGTGCTCGCGAACAGCAATTCGAACCGGCAGCTTGCGGTGATGGGCGGGATCCGGATGAATTTCTGA
- a CDS encoding DUF3156 family protein: MKAVLARGRTVPAPPPAGHRPGAIAARVLADLRAVRDADGAGARLPNGVRVSVAEQVDRQFLMHTVSVKLTTAAHGPAASGHARVRQTGWLRRTGVQAVAAPGCDPAFERTVATLLADAALADALRPLHLADCAIDACDGRWTLAIVPFGGSEVVNRMPSFRRYVRLIDEQADALSAACLAFETALRRILRG; encoded by the coding sequence ATGAAGGCCGTGCTTGCCCGCGGGCGCACGGTGCCCGCGCCGCCGCCGGCCGGCCACCGCCCCGGCGCAATCGCCGCGCGCGTGCTCGCCGACCTGCGCGCCGTGCGCGACGCCGACGGCGCAGGCGCCCGGCTGCCGAACGGCGTGCGCGTCAGTGTCGCGGAGCAGGTCGATCGCCAGTTCCTGATGCATACGGTCAGCGTGAAGCTGACGACTGCCGCGCACGGTCCGGCCGCGTCCGGCCATGCGCGCGTGCGGCAGACCGGCTGGTTGCGGCGCACGGGTGTGCAGGCAGTCGCCGCTCCTGGATGCGACCCTGCATTCGAGCGGACCGTTGCGACGCTGCTGGCGGACGCTGCGCTGGCCGACGCGCTGCGCCCGCTGCACCTGGCCGACTGCGCGATCGACGCGTGCGACGGCCGCTGGACGCTCGCCATCGTGCCGTTCGGCGGCAGCGAGGTGGTGAACCGGATGCCGTCGTTTCGCCGCTACGTGCGCCTGATCGACGAGCAGGCCGACGCGCTCTCGGCTGCCTGTCTCGCGTTCGAAACTGCACTACGCAGGATTTTGCGCGGTTAA
- a CDS encoding aldehyde dehydrogenase family protein: MSTTNFVAVSDTVRTFVARDFGLFIDGEMQPAHAVARLDVHDPATGERLASVADADEHDVEQAVASAKRAFDARVWSGLRPADRERILLKLADLIERDAETLAQLETLNQGKSIHVSRAIEVGASVEYARYMAGWATKITGQTLDVSIPFPPGTRYTAYTRKEPVGVVAAIVPWNFPLMIAVWKLIPALAAGCTIVLKPSPETPLTALRLAELARDAGVPPGVFNVVTGGRVCGAALASHPSISKISFTGSTATGKLVGTAAVQNMTRFSLELGGKNPIVMLDDVDVAQALDGVAAGAFFNQGQVCAAASRIYVHRSKFAQLANGLADVAQSMKLGAGLDPSAQINPLVSAHHRDKVVQHIERARRDGLTFLAGGTPADDLPGYFVKPAVIADPRPDSAIVRDEVFGPVIVVLPFDDAADAVRLANASPYGLAASIWSNDLKRVMNLVPQIEAGTVWVNCHIPLDPSMPFGGYKQSGIGREFGQYAIEGFTETKSVCIAH; encoded by the coding sequence ATGAGCACCACGAACTTCGTCGCCGTCAGCGACACCGTGCGCACCTTCGTCGCGCGCGACTTCGGCCTCTTCATCGACGGTGAAATGCAGCCCGCGCACGCGGTTGCGCGGCTCGACGTCCATGACCCGGCGACGGGCGAGCGGCTCGCGAGCGTCGCCGACGCCGACGAGCACGACGTCGAGCAGGCGGTCGCCAGCGCGAAGCGCGCATTCGACGCACGCGTCTGGAGCGGCCTGCGGCCGGCCGACCGCGAACGCATCCTGCTGAAGCTCGCCGACCTGATCGAGCGCGACGCCGAAACGCTCGCGCAGCTCGAAACGCTGAACCAGGGCAAGTCGATCCACGTGTCGCGCGCGATCGAGGTGGGCGCGAGCGTCGAGTACGCGCGCTACATGGCCGGCTGGGCGACCAAGATCACGGGCCAGACGCTCGACGTGTCGATCCCGTTCCCGCCTGGCACCCGCTACACGGCCTATACGCGCAAGGAGCCGGTCGGCGTGGTCGCCGCGATCGTGCCGTGGAATTTCCCGCTGATGATCGCGGTATGGAAGCTGATTCCGGCGCTCGCGGCCGGCTGCACGATCGTGCTGAAGCCGTCGCCCGAAACGCCGCTGACCGCGCTGCGTCTCGCCGAACTCGCGCGCGACGCGGGCGTGCCTCCCGGCGTGTTCAACGTCGTCACCGGCGGCCGCGTCTGCGGCGCCGCGCTCGCGAGCCATCCGTCGATCTCGAAGATCTCGTTTACCGGTTCGACCGCGACCGGCAAGCTGGTCGGCACGGCGGCCGTGCAGAACATGACGCGCTTTTCGCTCGAACTCGGCGGCAAGAACCCGATCGTGATGCTCGACGACGTCGACGTCGCGCAGGCGCTCGACGGCGTCGCGGCCGGCGCCTTTTTCAACCAGGGTCAGGTGTGCGCGGCCGCGTCGCGGATCTACGTGCACCGCAGCAAGTTCGCGCAGCTCGCCAACGGTCTCGCGGACGTCGCGCAGTCGATGAAGCTCGGCGCGGGGCTCGACCCGAGCGCGCAAATCAACCCGCTCGTATCCGCGCATCACCGCGACAAGGTCGTCCAGCACATCGAACGCGCGCGTCGCGACGGCCTGACGTTCCTCGCGGGCGGCACGCCGGCCGACGATCTGCCCGGCTACTTCGTGAAGCCGGCCGTGATCGCCGATCCGCGTCCGGACAGCGCGATCGTGCGCGACGAGGTGTTCGGCCCGGTGATCGTCGTGCTGCCGTTCGACGATGCGGCCGACGCGGTGCGCCTCGCGAATGCGTCGCCGTACGGCCTCGCCGCGAGCATCTGGAGCAACGACCTGAAGCGCGTGATGAACCTGGTCCCGCAGATCGAGGCCGGCACCGTCTGGGTGAACTGCCATATCCCGCTCGATCCTTCGATGCCGTTCGGCGGCTACAAGCAGTCGGGCATCGGCCGCGAGTTCGGCCAGTACGCGATCGAAGGCTTCACCGAAACCAAATCCGTGTGCATCGCGCACTGA
- a CDS encoding YeeE/YedE family protein yields MSDLASSMPRPADVNAKSLAVAAIAIVVGATCLARVADARIAALFVVGALLGVTLYHAAFGFTSAWRVFIADGRGAGLRAQMVMLAIGTALFFPVLAAGTLFGKPVTGLVSPAGTSVVVGAFLFGIGMQLGGGCASGTLYTVGGGSTRMIVTLAAFVAGSVIATAHMPFWTALPSLPPVSVVKSFGALPALAGSWLLFAAIAALTVVVEKRRHGRLVAPELRANASARWLYGPWPLIGGAVALAVLNFATLALSGRPWGVTSAFALWGAKLAAALGIDVASWPYWTAKANAAALAAPITRDVTSMMDIGIVIGAMFAASLAGRYAPVWRVPLRSLAAAVVGGLLLGYGARLAYGCNIGAYFSGIVSGSLHGWLWLVAAFAGNVIGTRLRPWFGLEVERVPRASGC; encoded by the coding sequence ATGTCGGATTTGGCATCGTCCATGCCGCGTCCCGCGGACGTCAATGCGAAATCGCTCGCGGTCGCGGCGATCGCGATCGTTGTCGGTGCAACCTGCCTTGCGCGCGTCGCTGACGCGCGGATCGCCGCACTGTTCGTCGTCGGCGCGCTGCTCGGCGTCACGCTGTATCACGCGGCGTTCGGCTTCACGTCCGCATGGCGCGTGTTCATCGCTGACGGTCGGGGCGCCGGCCTGCGCGCGCAGATGGTGATGCTCGCGATCGGCACCGCGCTGTTCTTTCCGGTGCTCGCGGCCGGCACGTTGTTCGGCAAGCCCGTGACCGGGCTCGTGTCGCCCGCGGGGACGTCGGTCGTCGTCGGCGCGTTCCTGTTCGGGATCGGGATGCAGCTCGGCGGCGGGTGCGCATCGGGCACGCTGTATACCGTCGGCGGCGGTTCGACGCGGATGATCGTCACGCTCGCCGCGTTCGTCGCCGGCTCGGTGATCGCAACTGCGCACATGCCGTTCTGGACGGCGCTGCCGTCGCTGCCACCGGTCTCGGTCGTCAAGTCGTTCGGCGCGCTGCCGGCGCTCGCGGGCAGCTGGCTGCTGTTCGCGGCGATTGCGGCGCTCACCGTCGTCGTCGAAAAGCGGCGCCACGGGCGGCTCGTCGCGCCCGAACTGCGCGCCAATGCATCCGCGCGCTGGCTCTACGGGCCGTGGCCGCTGATCGGCGGCGCCGTCGCGCTCGCGGTGCTCAACTTCGCGACGCTCGCACTGTCCGGCCGGCCGTGGGGCGTCACGTCCGCGTTCGCGCTGTGGGGCGCGAAGCTTGCCGCGGCGCTGGGCATCGACGTCGCAAGCTGGCCGTACTGGACCGCGAAAGCGAACGCGGCCGCGCTCGCTGCGCCGATCACGCGCGACGTGACGTCGATGATGGACATCGGCATCGTGATCGGCGCGATGTTCGCCGCGTCGCTCGCGGGACGCTATGCGCCGGTGTGGCGCGTGCCGCTGCGCTCGCTCGCGGCGGCCGTCGTCGGTGGTCTGCTGCTCGGCTACGGCGCGCGGCTCGCGTACGGCTGCAATATCGGCGCGTATTTCAGCGGGATCGTGTCGGGCAGCCTGCACGGCTGGCTGTGGCTCGTCGCCGCGTTTGCCGGCAACGTGATCGGCACACGCCTGCGGCCGTGGTTCGGGCTCGAGGTGGAGCGCGTGCCGCGCGCGTCGGGCTGCTGA